The following coding sequences are from one Stigmatopora nigra isolate UIUO_SnigA chromosome 10, RoL_Snig_1.1, whole genome shotgun sequence window:
- the nisch gene encoding nischarin, producing the protein MEPPSFTEELLDRKVCIVGSELVENYTVYVIEVQDGEHKWTIKHRYSDFHDLHEKLATANQVERCLLPPKKMLGKNSKSLVERRQKELEVYLQTLLCQFPGAVPGPLAAFLHFNLYEINGITAALAEELFHKGEQLLAAGEVFSLRPLQLHAVSRQLRLATPTCCNGDAKTDLGHILDFACRLRYLKICGTRGPLGSSDILETALPFDLSFFKSLLQIEISECDARQIRGLSSLRSTLVTLSIHNSTETMMLALVPEASDFPQWEAEGSESGCAVTAVVPLWPGLTTLDMSHNGIGAIDASAKLLRKVEFLDLSHNQLSSVENLEHLYNLVHLDLSYNNLCTLEAAHTRLGNIKTLSLAGNQLESLAGLGKLYSLVHLDLGHNQLNRLEEIKNIGSLPCLEKLNLSGNPVCIVPDYRTKVLAQFGERAAEVCLDGQATTEKELDTVEVLKAIQKAKEVKDRMSASNKKISEETGGSSLASAPPRLSPPPSSSSSSSTRSSCVAAPPSLASRRGRRASCGSQEEMNNQEESAIPPVIVPPHALPVSHSPRDHDNRLAEDSQASSSFCFPCSSSSSSSLLETTCPTCNATWCPLLPPHLFSFTSTHRLFTASLSKRLKETRQKKRESHTKAETKDEDRSPSIEVLSSAETTEVGSPAVSRDGYFEMGPDRSLPDPSSTRLPDEFGEEEEQEERVNVVLWCYGVKVEDSKVEHQVVCLVLTDNLLGLLRLSDGVKGDDYDADKELVPTPDALLSNLDTELLLPFSELLLPSHADLPAACLHLAPRNGACRYYLFSEPQDLQRTRTELLRLLRLPEAEDGPPLLPRCLLNSWELEESQDARGGYLTLLPPSSASPSDISAEAEELPALLFLTQRHLWVLKTDVREPRGDPCKLVRVPLGSMAVRPTRRCLQTGELIDGRFCKHPQHHQRCGHTAELLLSDGAVPLLFPLARDKTSFLEELSRRRAALGGLKTVVLPLPCRCPPHPEDGGGDGDDFSKPPRGSSGPCLEDNRPSPHLLPALSPGLKLLSGLDGEQLMEYFHRFIALSGEKEEVRQLLWLSVVLYTSPESELACCLLLSTEAVYFLLEDSAAAPPGRCPETDVCLCPCLTIKLSDLLSVNVGLFDQYFRLVGRSAECIVCCLSRDSYGTGVFLQELMSVLSPRHELPAPENSESSEQDFYSEFPSNSAGKMQNYELVHSSRVKFIYPSEEEVGDLTFIVAERKNPAIVTPRSFNVLLYLLVFQVEPDDGRGPHGAPLLRPQTLILTAADVFLLDEDYASYPLPDFAKEPPSRERYRLREARRIRDLDRVLLGYQTYPQALTLVFDDLPGPDLLCRLTADHFGSEGEEPRPQRQPAGTATRAPSEAEVQWCVFVPGADSRERLISVLARQWEALCSRELPVELTG; encoded by the exons GTGTACGTCATCGAAGTGCAAGATGGAGAGCACAAGTGGACAATAAAGCACCGCTATAGTGACTTCCATGACCTCCACGAGAAG TTGGCGACGGCCAACCAAGTGGAGCGCTGTCTGCTCCCGCCCAAGAAGATGCTTGGCAAGAACTCCAAGAGCCTGGTAGAGCGTCGACAGAAGGAGCTTGAGGTCTACCTACAGACATTGCTGTGCCAGTTCCCCGGGGCTGTGCCTGGACCCCTGGCCGCCTTCCTCCACTTCAACCTCTAC GAAATCAACGGCATCACAGCTGCGCTTGCTGAAGAGTTGTTTCATAAAG GCGAGCAGTTGCTGGCCGCCGGCGAAGTCTTCTCCCTGCGGCCCCTGCAGCTCCACGCTGTTTCCCGGCAGCTGCGTCTGGCCACGCCCACCTGCTGCAACGGCGACGCCAAAACCGACCTGGGACACATCCTGGACTTTGCCTGCAGGCTGCGCTACCTCAAG ATCTGTGGCACCAGAGGCCCCCTGGGAAGCAGTGACATCCTGGAGACCGCTCTGCCCTTCGACTTGTCTTTTTTCAAGTCGCTTCTTCAAATCGAG ATCAGCGAGTGCGATGCCCGGCAAATCCGAGGTTTGTCCTCGCTGAGGTCCACTTTGGTCACCCTCAGTATTCACAACTCCACGGAAACCATGATG CTGGCACTGGTGCCGGAAGCCAGCGACTTTCCCCAGTGGGAAGCCGAGGGCTCCGAGTCTGGCTGTGCCGTGACGGCGGTGGTCCCGCTCTGGCCCGGCCTGACCACACTGGACATGAGCCACAACGGTATCGGCGCCATCGACGCCTCGGCAAAACTTCTCCGCAAGGTGGAGTTCCTGGACTTGAGCCACAACCAGCTTTCCTCGGTGGAAAACCTTGAG caccTGTACAATCTGGTCCACCTGGATTTGTCCTACAACAATTTGTGCACGCTGGAGGCAGCTCACACTCGGCTGGGCAACATCAAAACGCTGAGCCTGGCTGGCAACCAGCTGGAGAGCCTGGCGGGCCTTGGCAAGCTCTACTCACTGGTCCACTTGGACCTCGGCCACAACCAGCTCAACCGG TTGGAGGAGATCAAGAATATCGGCTCGCTGCCCTGCCTGGAGAAACTCAACCTGTCGGGCAACCCCGTTTGCATCGTCCCCGACTACAGAACCAAAGTCTTGGCCCAGTTCGGGGAGCGTGCGGCAGAG GTGTGTCTTGATGGCCAGGCCACCACAGAAAAAGAATTGGACACGGTGGAAGTGTTGAAAGCCATTCAGAAGGCCAAAGAAGTCAAGGACCGCATGAGCGCCAGCAACAAGAAG ATCAGTGAGGAGACCGGGGGGTCGTCGTTGGCTTCCGCGCCTCCTCGcctctctcctcctccttcctcctcctcctcttcctctaccCGCTCCTCTTGCGTCGCCGCCCCTCCTTCTCTCGCTTCCCGTCGGGGCCGGCGGGCTTCCTGCGGCAGCCAAG aagaaatgAACAACCAAGAAGAAAGCGCCATTCCGCCCGTCATCGTCCCCCCTCACGCCCTCCCCGTTAGCCACTCCCCTCGTGACCACGACAACCGACTTGCAGAAGATTCACAAGCGAGCTCGTCGTTCTG TTTCCCGTGttcttcgtcctcctcgtccAGCCTCCTTGAAACCACCTGCCCCACCTGCAACGCCACCTGGTGTCCACTGCTGCCTCCTCACCTCTTTTCCTTCACCTCAACCCACCGACTCTTCACAGCCTCGCTGTCCAAACGCTTGAAGGAGACACGGCAGAAGAAAAGGGAAAGCCACACAAAGGCGGAGACCAAAGACGAGGACCGGTCCCCGTCCATTGAGGTTTTATCCAGCGCCGAAACCACGGAAGTCGGCAGTCCCGCCGTGTCCAGGGACGGCTACTTCGAGATGGGACCTGACCGCTCCCTCCCGGACCCGTCGTCTACTCGTCTTCCCGACGAGTTTGGCGAAGAGGAGGAGCAAGAGGAGCGGGTCAATGTCGTACTTTGGTGCTATGGCGTTAAGGTGGAAGATTCCAAGGTGGAGCATCAGGTGGTGTGCCTTGTGCTGACTGATAATCTCTTGGGCTTGCTGCGTTTATCCGATGGAGTCAAAGGGGACGATTATGAtgcag ATAAAGAGCTAGTTCCCACACCCGATGCCCTCCTGTCCAACCTGGACACGGAGCTCCTCCTGCCCTTTTCTGAGCTCCTGCTCCCCTCGCACGCCGATCTTCCCGCTGCCTGTCTCCACTTGGCACCCCGAAACGGCGCTTGTCGCTACTACCTCTTCTCCGAACCCCAGGACCTCCAGAGAACCCGCACCGAGCTCTTGAGACTTTTACGCCTCCCCGAGGCCGAGGATGGACCTCCGCTCTTACCTCGCTGCCTTCTCAACTCCTGGGAGCTGGAGGAGAGTCAGGATGCCCGAGGCGGCTACCTGACGCTCCTCCCGCCTTCCTCCGCCTCCCCGTCGGACATTTCGGCCGAGGCGGAAGAACTCCCGGCTCTCCTCTTCCTGACCCAGCGACATCTGTGGGTGCTGAAAACGGATGTTCGAGAGCCACGGGGGGACCCCTGCAAACTGGTCCGCGTACCCCTGGGCTCAATGGCCGTACGCCCCACCCGGAGATGTCTTCAAACTGGAGAGCTGATCGACGGGAGGTTCTGTAAGCACCCGCAACACCACCAAAG GTGTGGCCACACGGCGGAGCTACTTCTGTCCGACGGGGCTGTGCCTCTGCTCTTCCCGCTGGCCCGGGACAAGACCTCCTTCTTGGAGGAGCTAAGTCGACGGCGAGCAGCTTTGGGGGGGCTTAAGACTGTGGTGCTGCCCCTCCCGTGCAGATGTCCCCCACACCCGGAAGATGGCGGCGGGGACGGGGACGACTTTTCCAAGCCTCCTCGGGGCTCCTCCGGTCCGTGTCTGGAAGACAACCGTCCGTCCCCTCACTTGCTCCCGGCTCTCTCCCCGGGGCTCAAGCTCCTCTCTGGTCTTGACGGAGAGCAGCTGATGGAGTACTTTCACAGATTTATAGCACTG tctgggGAGAAGGAAGAAGTACGCCAACTCCTGTGGCTATCAGTGGTCCTCTACACCTCGCCAGAGTCCGAACTGGCTTGCTGTCTATTGCTCTCTACCGAGGCCGTCTATTTCCTTTTAGAAGACTCTGCCGCTGCTCCCCCAGGCCGATGCCCCG AGACTGACGTCTGCCTTTGCCCCTGCCTGACCATCAAGTTGTCGGATCTGCTGTCCGTCAACGTGGGTTTGTTCGATCAGTACTTCAGGCTCGTCG GTCGCTCGGCCGAATGCATCGTGTGCTGTTTGAGTCGAGACAGTTACGGCACGGGGGTCTTCTTGCAGGAGCTCATGTCCGTACTGAGTCCTCGACACGAGCTCCCGGCTCCGGAGAACTCGGAATCCTCGGAGCAGGATTTCTACTCGGAATTCCCCAGCAACAGCGCAG GCAAGATGCAGAATTACGAGCTGGTCCACAGCAGTAGGGTCAAGTTCATCTACCCCAGCGAGGAAGAGGTGGGCGACCTGACCTTCATCGTGGCCGAGAGGAAGAACCCAGCCATTGTCACGCCGCGCTCCTTCAACGTGTTGCTCTACCTGCTGGTCTTTCAG GTGGAGCCGGATGACGGGCGGGGCCCCCACGGAGCGCCGCTCCTGCGTCCCCAGACCCTCATCCTGACCGCCGCCGACGTCTTCCTCTTGGACGAAGACTACGCCAGCTATCCTCTGCCGGATTTTGCCAAGGAGCCACCGTCCAG GGAGCGTTACCGCCTACGCGAAGCCCGACGGATCCGTGACCTGGACCGGGTTCTGCTGGGCTACCAGACGTACCCGCAGGCCCTGACGCTGGTGTTCGACGACCTACCGGGCCCGGACCTGCTGTGTCGCCTCACCGCCGACCACTTTGGCTCAGAGGGGGAGGAGCCTCGGCCACAGCGGCAGCCGGCAGGGACGGCGACACGCGCGCCCTCCGAGGCCGAGGTCCAGTGGTGCGTCTTCGTGCCAGGAGCCGACAGCCGCGAGAGACTCATCTCCGTCCTGGCCCGCCAGTGGGAGGCGCTGTGCAGCCGAGAACTTCCCGTGGAGTTGACTGGCTGA